One Lepus europaeus isolate LE1 chromosome X, mLepTim1.pri, whole genome shotgun sequence genomic window carries:
- the AKAP4 gene encoding A-kinase anchor protein 4, producing MSDDIDWLHSRRGVCKVDLYSPRGQQDQDRKVICFVDVSTLNMEDKDCKDATSSSPENELNLDHLEEKEIIVIKDTENQDQSKTEGSVCLFKQAPSDPISVLNWLLNDLQKYALGFQHALSPSASSCKHKVGDTENEPQKLFPGNCYSVYADHLNMDYTGNGPQRVHLEMAASKNTNNNQSPSSPQAKSSSTQRSVVSPEGECSMDDLSYYVNRLSSLVIQMARKEIKEKLEGGSKCFHHSNYPPSGDKGKNSPRSAVSKIASELAHDAVELTSTEMRGNGEEEYRDGGRKTFLYSELSNKNKSAEKQMCPRDSKEFADSISKGLMVYANQVASDMMVSVMKTLKVHSSGKPIPACVVLKRVLLKHTKEIVSDLIDSCMKNLHNITGVLMTDSDFVSAVKRNLFNHGRQNAADIMEAMLKRLVSALLGEKKETKSQSLSYAALKAGSHDLKSKNQSLEFSAMKAEMKGKDKGKMKDQCNSLTSAEKVGEHILKESLTMWNQKQGNQGKMSNKLCSSKEDKRERISPSTDSLAKDLIVSALMLIQYHLTQQAKGRDSYEEDGPSSTMGYMSQSAQYEKCGSGQSTKSLSMKHLESRGGPGPSTSPKDSQQMDSQKLDMSNIVLSLIQKLLSESSFNSDEFEGYNKNSDTRTSKLSAMSKRTERGEDQCLDNQELDFMSGMKQVNRQFIDQLVESVMKLCLIMAKYSNNGTALAELEEQAALANNSNFSSRCSHVGTMSQNFQDSPGPEVIVNNQSCTSSLQKQLQAVLQWIAASQFNVPMLYFMGDDDGQLEKLPEVSAKAAEKGYSVGDLLQEVMKFAKERQLDEAVGNMARKQLLDWLLANL from the exons acGGAGGGATCTGTGTGCCTTTTCAAACAAGCTCCCTCTGATCCCATAAGTGTCCTTAATTGGCTTCTTAATGACCTCCAAAAATATGCCTTGGGTTTCCAACATGCACTGAGCCCTTCAGCCTCAAGTTGCAAACATAAAGTAGGAGACACAGAGAATGAACCTCAGAAATTATTCCCTGGGAACTGCTACAGTGTCTACGCTGATCACCTAAACATGGATTATACGGGAAATGGACCTCAAAGAGTACATCTAGAAATGGCAGCATCCAAAAACACCAACAATAACCAAAGTCCTTCAAGTCCTCAAGCCAAATCTTCAAGTACCCAGAGGTCAGTTGTCTCCCCTGAAGGAGAATGTTCTATGGATGACCTTTCCTACTATGTCAACCGACTGTCTTCTCTGGTAATCCAGATGGCCCGTAAGGAAATCAAGGAGAAGTTGGAAGGTGGAAGCAAATGCTTCCATCATTCAAACTATCCACCTTCTGGGGACAAAGGGAAGAACAGTCCCCGTAGTGCTGTGAGCAAGATTGCTTCTGAATTGGCCCACGATGCTGTGGAACTGACCTCAACAGAAATGCGTGGCAATGGGGAGGAGGAGTACAGGGATGGTGGCAGGAAAACCTTTCTGTACAGTGAGTTGTCCAACAAGAACAAGAGTGCAGAAAAACAGATGTGCCCAAGAGATAGTAAAGAGTTCGCAGATTCCATTAGCAAGGGGCTCATGGTTTATGCCAATCAGGTGGCATCTGACATGATGGTCTCTGTTATGAAAACCTTGAAAGTGCATAGTTCCGGAAAGCCAATTCCAGCCTGTGTGGTCCTAAAGAGGGTGCTGTTAAAGCACACCAAGGAAATTGTGTCTGATTTGATTGATTCCTGTATGAAGAATCTGCATAATATAACTGGTGTCCTCATGACTGACTCAGACTTTGTCTCAGCTGTCAAGAGGAATCTGTTCAACCATGGAAGACAAAATGCTGCAGATATCATGGAGGCCATGCTGAAGCGCTTAGTTAGTGCCCTTCTTGGAGAGAAGAAGGAGACTAAGTCTCAGAGTTTGTCATACGCAGCTTTGAAAGCTGGATCCCACGATCTCAAATCTAAGAATCAGAGTCTTGAATTCTCAGCCATGAAAGCTGAGATGAAGGGGAAGGATAAAGGCAAAATGAAAGATCAGTGCAATTCATTGACCAGTGCTGAGAAAGTTGGTGAACATATTCTCAAGGAGAGTCTGACTATGTGGAATCAAAAGCAGGGAAATCAGGGCAAGATGAGTAACAAGCTATGCTCAAGCAAAGAAGATAAAAGAGAAAGGATCAGCCCTTCCACAGATTCATTGGCCAAGGACCTGATTGTATCTGCCCTTATGCTGATCCAGTACCATCTGACCCAGCAAGCCAAAGGCAGAGACTCATATGAAGAAGATGGTCCCAGTTCCACCATGGGCTATATGAGTCAGAGTGCCCAGTATGAAAAGTGTGGAAGTGGCCAAAGTACCAAATCGCTTTCGATGAAACATCTGGAATCTCGCGGAGGTCCTGGACCATCTACCTCTCCAAAAGACAGTCAACAGATGGACTCCCAGAAACTGGACATGTCAAACATCGTTCTATCACTGATTCAGAAGCTGCTTAGTGAAAGCTCTTTCAACAGTGACGAATTTGAAGGTTACAACAAGAATTCTGACACCAGGACAAGCAAACTAAGCGCCATGTCCAAGAGAACTGAGAGAGGGGAAGATCAATGCCTGGACAATCAAGAACTGGACTTTATGAGTGGGATGAAGCAAGTGAACCGCCAATTCATAGATCAACTGGTAGAATCTGTGATGAAGCTCTGCCTCATCATGGCCAAGTACAGCAATAATGGGACAGCCCTGGCTGAGTTAGAAGAGCAAGCAGCCTTGGCGAACAATTCCAATTTCAGCTCTCGATGTAGTCATGTAGGTACCATGTCCCAGAACTTCCAGGACTCCCCAGGGCCAGAAGTGATCGTGAATAATCAGAGCTGTACCAGCAGCTTGCAGAAGCAGCTCCAAGCTGTCCTGCAGTGGATCGCAGCCTCCCAATTTAACGTGCCCATGCTCTACTTCATGGGAGATGATGACGGACAACTGGAGAAG CTTCCCGAGGTTTCAGCCAAGGCAGCAGAGAAGGGGTACAGTGTGGGAGATCTGCTTCAGGAGGTCATGAAGTTTGCCAAGGAACGTCAACTGGATGAAGCTGTGGGTAACATGGCTAGGAAGCAGCTGTTAGACTGGCTGCTCGCTAACCTGTGA